One Siniperca chuatsi isolate FFG_IHB_CAS linkage group LG5, ASM2008510v1, whole genome shotgun sequence DNA window includes the following coding sequences:
- the LOC122876116 gene encoding neurogenic locus notch homolog protein 1-like isoform X2, whose protein sequence is MHIFFVKLTFLLSLIALTRGLRCSTSTESCLNQGRCEGTPDGNGECKCQDGYLGSRCQFPDPCVSSPCMNGGSCRVVSRGSTVDYSCTCRLGYTDRRCLTPINNVCISSPCRNGGTCELESLQTYKCRCPPGWSGKLCQQADPCASNPCANGGQCSAIESHYICTCTPFFSGKTCKQDVNECDANPSPCKNGGACINDVGGYRCQCPQEYTGKHCESRYLPCNPSPCHNGGTCIQKGETSYECSCVPGFTGKNCNHNIDDCPGHGCQNGGTCVDGVNTYNCQCRPEFTGQLCTDDVDECQLMPNACQNGGTCHNTFGSYQCVCVNGWTGDDCSENIDDCASAACHQGSTCHDRVASFYCECPHGRTGLLCQLDDACISNPCQKGSNCDTNPVSGNHFCTCPSGYFGASCDQDVDECSLGSNPCEHAGKCINTKGSFQCKCQRGYVGPRCELDINECMSNPCMNEATCLDQIGDFHCICMPGYEGEFCEIDTDECANSPCLNNGKCIDKINAFHCQCPTGFTGNLCQIDIDECASTPCKNGAKCTDGPNKYTCECTEGYTGRHCETDINECYSDPCHYGTCIDGLASFSCHCNPGYTGRLCETNINECLSQPCRNGGTCQDRENAYICSCPKGTTGINCEINIDDCKSNPCDYGTCIDKINGYECACEPGYTGTMCNINIDECAINPCHNGGTCIDGINSFICVCPEGYHDATCFSQVNECLSNPCIHGHCDDKINGYKCLCDSGWSGKNCDINNNECESNPCMNGGTCKDMTSGYVCTCRMGFTGPNCQTNINECASNPCLNQGTCIDDVAGYKCNCILPYTGENCETLMAPCSSKPCKHAGMCQESEDYQSFSCVCPEGWQGQTCEVDIKECVKNPCRNGATCQNTLGSYRCGCKPGFTGRNCETNIDDCKPNPCSNGGLCKDEVNGFLCTCLPGFRGTKCEEDINECESNPCKNGANCTDCVNSYTCTCPPGFSGIHCENNTPDCTESSCFNGGSCVDGINTFTCLCPPGFTGSYCQHDINECDSKPCLNGGTCQDSYGTYKCTCPHGYTGLNCQNLVRWCDSSPCKNAGTCWQRGTTYSCECETGWTGLYCDVPSVSCEVAAKQRGVDVAHLCRNSGQCLDAGNVHYCHCQVGYTGSYCEEQVDECTPNPCQNGATCTDFLGGYTCKCMPGYVGTNCSDEINECFSQPCQNGGTCIDLINTYKCSCPRGTQGVHCEINMDDCNPFIDPVTKEPKCFNKGKCVDRVGGYHCICPSGYVGERCEGDINECLSNPCDPRGTHSCIQLTNNYRCECRTGYTGQHCDMVFDGCKGKPCRNGGTCAVASNTPHGFICKCPPGFTGSTCEYDAQACGSLHCRNGGTCISGHKSPKCLCTPSFTGPECQYPTDSPCNSNPCYNGGTCEYTSEAPYYHCVCPTNFNGLRCHILDYSFQGGFGHDIPLPSEVDNVFCDIPQCTEAKHNKFCDVHCNNHACGWDNGDCSLNFDNPWKNCSASLQCWRYFNDGKCDSQCDNAGCLYDGFDCQNLEGQCNPLYDQYCKDHYADSHCDQGCNNAECEWDGLDCANNMPEKLAMGQLVLVVHINPEQLLNNSFGFLRELSRVLRTNVIFSKDAKGEMMVYPYYGNEHELKKYNVKRSVDTWAEVPGKVLNVVKRSLYDVAGGSRRIRRELDHLQIKGSVVHLEVDNRQCFQQSTECFQSTNDAAAFLGALASSGKLDVPYTIEAVFSGVDPDPPQDPYPIYLVLGGVGILAFLGVGMVAARKRRHEHGRLWLPEGFKTTETSKKKRREPVGEDSVGLKPLKNTSDISLMDDAQNEWEEDEPSDAKRFRFDEQAVLEVGDQTDHRQWTQQHLDAADLRIPSIAPTPPQGEIENDCMDVNVRGPDGFTPLMIASCSGGGLETGNSEEEEDASANVINDFIYQGANLHNQTDRTGETALHLAARYARSDAAKRLLEASADANIQDNMGRTPLHAAVAADAQGVFQILIRNRATDLDARMHDGTTPLILAARLAVEGMVEELINCHADVNAIDDFGKSALHWAAAVNNVEAAIVLLKNSANKDMQNNKEETPLFLAAREGSYETAKVLLDHFSNREITDHMDRLPRDIAQERMHHDIVRLMDEYNLVRSPHMHGGSLSTTLSPPLCSPNGYLGGMKQPQPQGQGQSKKARKPSTKGIGCKEGKDMKVKKKNSQDGKSGNLLDSSAVLSPVDSLESPHGYVSDVASPPMMTSPFQQSPSVSLNHLQGMSDPHLAVNHMVMPNKQELARMQFDPLPPRLTHLPVSGSSGQGAINGQCDWLSRMHGNMSQPGQFNPMRGAPGSQGGLHQGGQHGMMTSLHNGHPTTSLSQMMNYQGIQSTRLGPQPHIMQQQAQQMQQMQNLQQLQQQQQQQQSIQLQHQNSSTTSSQNFISGELSSPELQQGTGNSSMPIHTILPQETQIMPSSINQSMPSTQFLTPPSQHSYSGPMDNTPNHQVQVPDHPFLTPSPGSPDQWSSSSPHSNMSDWSEGISSPPTSMQSQIGHIPEQFK, encoded by the exons GTGCCAGGACGGATACTTGGGGAGCAGGTGCCAGTTTCCTGACCCGTGCGTCTCCTCGCCATGCATGAACGGCGGCTCGTGTCGTGTCGTGTCCAGGGGGAGCACGGTGGACTACAGCTGCACCTGCAGGCTGGGCTACACCGACCGCCGCTGCCTGACGCCCATCAACAACGTGTGTATCAGCTCGCCGTGTCGCAACGGAGGCACCTGCGAGCTTGAGAGTCTCCAGACGTACAAGTGCCGCTGCCCGCCTGGATGGTCAG GTAAACTGTGCCAACAAGCCGACCCCTGTGCCTCAAACCCGTGTGCCAACGGCGGCCAGTGCTCCGCCATTGAGTCCCACTACATCTGTACCTGCACGCCCTTCTTCTCCGGAAAGACCTGCAAACAGGACGTTAACGAGTGCGATGCGAACCCGTCGCCCTGCAAGAACGGTGGGGCGTGCATCAATGATGTCGGCGGCTACCGATGCCAGTGCCCGCAGGAGTACACGGGCAAGCACTGCGAGAGCCGCTACCTGCCCTGCAACCCATCACCGTGCCATAATGGAGGCACCTGCATCCAGAAGGGAGAGACCAGCTATGAATGCTCCTGTGTGCCAG GTTTTACAGGAAAAAACTGCAACCACAACATTGATGACTGTCCAGGTCATGGGTGCCAGAACGGAGGGACATGTGTAGATGGAGTCAACACCTACAACTGCCAGTGTAGACCAGAATTTACAG GTCAGCTCTGCACAGATGACGTTGATGAGTGCCAGCTGATGCCCAACGCCTGCCAAAATGGCGGCACGTGCCACAACACCTTCGGCAgctaccagtgtgtgtgtgtgaacggcTGGACTGGGGACGACTGCAGTGAGAACATCGATGACTGTGCCAGTGCTGCATGCCACCAGGGATCCACCTGTCATGACCGCGTCGCTTCTTTCTACTGCGAATGCCCCCATGGCCGCACAG GACTGCTGTGCCAGCTGGACGACGCCTGCATCAGCAACCCTTGTCAGAAAGGCTCCAACTGTGACACCAACCCCGTCAGTGGAAATCACTTCTGTACCTGCCCATCGGGGTACTTCGGGGCTTCCTGCGATCAGGATGTTGACGAGTGCTCGCTGG GTTCCAATCCATGTGAGCATGCAGGGAAGTGTATAAACACCAAGGGTTCGTTCCAGTGTAAGTGCCAGCGGGGTTACGTGGGGCCGCGCTGCGAGCTGGACATCAACGAGTGCATGTCCAACCCGTGTATGAATGAGGCCACCTGCCTGGACCAGATAGGAGACTTCCACTGTATCTGCATGCCAG GTTACGAGGGGGAGTTCTGCGAGATCGATACAGACGAATGCGCCAACAGCCCCTGCCTGAACAACGGCAAGTGTATCGACAAGATCAACGCCTTCCACTGCCAGTGCCCCACAG GCTTCACTGGGAACCTTTGCCAGATAGACATCGACGAGTGTGCCAGCACGCCGTGCAAAAACGGCGCCAAGTGCACAGACGGACCCAACAAGTACACCTGCGAGTGCACTGAAG GTTACACTGGGAGGCACTGTGAGACGGACATCAATGAGTGTTACTCTGACCCGTGCCACTACGGTACCTGCATTGACGGCCTGGCCTCATTCAGCTGCCACTGCAACCCTGGATACACCGGCCGGCTGTGTGAGACCAACATCAACGAGTGTCTGAGCCAGCCGTGCAGGAACGGAGGCACCTGCCAGGACCGAGAGAACGCCTACATCTGCAGCTGCCCAAAGGGCACCACAG GAATCAACTGTGAAATCAACATCGACGACTGCAAGAGCAATCCCTGTGACTATGGGACCTGCATCGACAAGATCAATGGCTACGAGTGTGCGTGTGAACCCGGCTACACGG GTACCATGTGTAACATCAACATCGACGAGTGTGCCATCAACCCCTGCCACAATGGCGGCACCTGTATCGATGGCATCAACAGCTTCATCTGCGTGTGTCCAGAAGGTTACCATGACGCCACCTGCTTCTCCCAGGTCAACGAGTGCCTCAGCAATCCCTGTATCCACGGCCACTGTGACGACAAGATCAATGG CTATAAATGCCTGTGTGATTCTGGCTGGAGTGGTAAAAACTGCGACATCAACAACAATGAGTGTGAATCCAACCCATGTATGAATGGAGGCACCTGCAAGGACATGACCAGCGGATATGTTTGCACCTGTCGAATGGGCTTCACTG GCCCAAACTGCCAGACCAACATCAATGAATGTGCCTCCAACCCCTGCCTCAACCAGGGGACTTGCATTGACGATGTCGCAGGCTACAAGTGCAACTGTATCCTGCCTTACACGG gAGAGAACTGTGAAACCTTGATGGCCCCCTGCAGCTCCAAACCCTGCAAGCACGCGGGGATGTGTCAGGAGTCGGAGGACTATCAGAGCTTCTCCTGTGTCTGTCCTGAAGGATGGCaag GCCAAACATGTGAGGTGGACATCAAAGAGTGTGTGAAGAATCCCTGTCGCAATGGAGCAACCTGCCAGAACACTTTGGGCAGTTACCGCTGTGGCTGCAAACCCGGTTTCACTGGACGCAACTGCGAAACCAACATCGATGACTGCAAGCCCA ACCCCTGCAGCAACGGAGGCCTCTGTAAGGACGAGGTGAACGGCTTCCTGTGTACCTGCCTGCCCGGCTTTCGGGGCACAAAGTGCGAGGAGGACATCAACGAGTGTGAGAGCAACCCATGCAAGAATGGAGCCAACTGCACCGACTGTGTCAACAGCTACACCTGTACCTGCCCGCCCGGCTTCAGTGGAATCCACTGTGAAAATAACACTCCCGACTGCACTGAGAG ctcCTGCTTCAATGGCGGTAGCTGTGTGGACGGCATCAACACCTTCACATGTTTATGCCCGCCGGGCTTCACCGGGAGTTACTGCCAGCATGACATCAACGAGTGTGACTCCAAACCCTGTCTGAACGGCGGCACCTGCCAGGACAGCTACGGCACCTACAAGTGTACCTGCCCACATGGTTACACCGGACTCAACTGTCAG AACTTGGTTCGTTGGTGCGACTCATCACCCTGTAAGAACGCGGGAACTTGCTGGCAGAGGGGAACCACCTATAGCTGCGAGTGTGAGACTGGCTGGACGGGCCTTTATTGTGACGTCCCAAGTGTCTCCTGTGAGGTGGCAGCCAAACAGAGAG GAGTCGATGTTGCCCATCTGTGTCGTAACTCTGGTCAGTGTCTAGACGCAGGAAACGTTCACTACTGCCACTGCCAGGTTGGATATACCGGAAGTTACTGTGAGGAGCAGGTGGACGAATGCACCCCAAACCCGTGCCAAAACGGAGCCACCTGTACTGACTTTTTAGGTGGATACACCTGCAAG TGCATGCCAGGATACGTGGGGACTAACTGCTCTGACGAGATCAATGAATGTTTCTCCCAGCCGTGCCAGAACGGGGGCACCTGCATTGACCTGATCAATACCTACAAATGCTCCTGTCCCCGGGGAACCCAAG GTGTGCACTGTGAGATCAACATGGACGACTGCAACCCATTCATCGACCCAGTCACCAAAGAGCCCAAGTGTTTCAACAAAGGGAAGTGTGTGGATCGAGTCGGCGGCTACCACTGCATCTGCCCTTCGGGATACGTAGGGGAGCGCTGCGAGGGAGACATCAACGAGTGTCTGTCCAACCCCTGCGACCCGCGGGGCACGCACAGCTGCATCCAGCTCACCAACAACTACCGCTGCGAGTGTCGCACCGGATACACAG GTCAACACTGTGACATGGTGTTTGATGGCTGTAAGGGAAAACCGTGTCGCAATGGAGGGACCTGTGCTGTAGCCAGTAACACCCCACATGGTTTCATCTGCAAATGTCCTCCT GGCTTTACTGGCTCCACGTGTGAATACGATGCCCAGGCCTGCGGTAGCCTCCACTGCCGCAATGGAGGCACCTGCATCTCCGGCCACAAGAGTCCCAAGTGTCTGTGCACCCCGTCCTTCACTGGACCTGAGTGCCAGTATCCCACCGACAGCCCCTGTAATTCCAACCCCTGCTACAACGGTGGCACATGTGAATACACCTCTGAAGCGCCGTACTACCACTGCGTCTGCCCCACGAACTTCAACGGTCTTCGATGCCACATCCTGGATTACAGCTTCCAGGGAGGGTTTGGCCACGACATCCCACTGCCGTCGGAGGTGGACAACGTCTTCTGCGATATCCCGCAGTGCACAGAAGCTAAGCACAACAAATTCTGCGACGTGCACTGTAACAACCACGCATGCGGCTGGGACAACGGTGACTGCTCGCTCAACTTCGACAACCCGTGGAAGAACTGCTCTGCCTCGCTGCAGTGCTGGCGATACTTCAACGATGGAAAGTGCGATTCACAGTGTGACAACGCTGGATGTCTCTACGATGGGTTTGACTGCCAGAATCTGGAAGGACAGTGCAA TCCTCTGTATGACCAGTACTGCAAGGACCACTACGCTGACAGCCACTGCGACCAGGGCTGCAACAATGCTGAGTGCGAGTGGGACGGCTTGGACTGTGCCAATAACATGCCCGAGAAGCTCGCCATGGGCCAGTTGGTCCTGGTGGTCCACATCAACCCCGAGCAGCTCCTCAACAACTCTTTCGGCTTCCTGCGAGAGCTAAGCCGCGTCCTCCGTACCAATGTGATATTCAGTAAGGACGCCAAGGGCGAGATGATGGTATACCCGTACTACGGGAACGAACACGAGCTGAAGAAGTACAATGTTAAGCGCTCAGTGGATACTTGGGCAGAGGTTCCAGGCAAGGTGCTGAACGTGGTGAAGAGGAGCCTGTATGATGTGGCAGGCGGCAGCAGGAGAATTAGGAGGGAGCTGGATCACTTGCAGATCAAAGG TTCAGTTGTCCACTTGGAGGTGGACAACCGTCAGTGCTTCCAGCAGTCCACTGAGTGTTTCCAGAGCACCAATGATGCTGCAGCTTTCCTCGGGGCTTTGGCCTCCAGTGGCAAACTGGATGTTCCCTACACTATTGAAGCTGTTTTTA GCGGTGTGGACCCCGACCCTCCACAGGACCCCTACCCAATCTACTTGGTCCTGGGCGGCGTAGGGATACTGGCCTTCCTCGGAGTTGGGATGGTGGCTGCCCGAAAGCGGCGCCATGAGCACGGGCGCCTCTGGCTCCCCGAAGGCTTCAAGACCACAGAGACTAGTAAGAAGAAGAGACGTGAGCCTGTCGGAGAGGATTCGGTGGGATTAAA GCCACTGAAAAACACCTCAGACATTTCGCTCATGGATGACGCCCAAAATGAATGGGAAGAGGACGAGCCTTCAGATGCCAAACGCTTCAGG TTTGACGAGCAGGCTGTACTGGAGGTGGGCGACCAGACGGACCACCGGCAGTGGACGCAGCAGCACCTGGACGCCGCTGACCTGCGCATCCCCTCCATTGCTCCCACTCCCCCTCAGGGCGAGATTGAGAATGACTGCATGGACGTTAATGTCCGGGGACCGG ATGGATTCACACCGCTGATGATTGCATCCTGCAGTGGGGGAGGTTTAGAAACAGGCAACAGCGAGGAAGAAGAGGATGCCTCTGCCAATGTGATCAATGACTTCATCTACCAGGGCGCTAACCTTCACAACCAGACTGACCGCACAGGTGAAACCGCTCTTCACCTGGCTGCCCGCTACGCTCGCTCTGACGCTGCCAAACGTCTGCTGGAGGCCAGCGCTGATGCCAACATCCAGGACAACATGGGCAGGACGCCTCTGCATGCTGCTGTGGCAGCTGATGCCCAGGGGGTGTTCCAG ATTCTGATAAGGAACCGCGCCACAGACTTGGATGCCCGCATGCATGATGGCACTACACCTCTGATCTTGGCTGCCAGGCTGGCAGTGGAGGGCATGGTGGAGGAGCTCATAAACTGTCATGCTGACGTCAATGCAATCGATGACTTTG gTAAATCAGCTCTACATTGGGCTGCAGCAGTAAATAACGTGGAGGCTGCTATTGTGCTTCTCAAGAACAGTGCCAACAAGGACATGCAAAACAACAAG GAGGAAACCCCTCTATTCTTGGCTGCCAGGGAAGGAAGCTACGAGACTGCCAAGGTCTTACTGGACCACTTTTCCAACAGAGAAATAACTGACCACATGGACCGGTTACCCAGAGACATTGCACAGGAGAGAATGCATCACGACATTGTGCGGCTAATGGACGAGTACAACCTGGTACGGAGTCCTCACATGCACGGAGGGTCACTCAGCACCACGTTGTCGCCCCCTCTCTGCTCGCCCAACGGCTACCTGGGCGGCATGAAGCAGCCTCAGCCTCAAGGTCAAGGCCAGAGCAAAAAGGCACGCAAGCCCAGCACCAAGGGCATCGGCTGCAAGGAGGGCAAAGACATGAAGGTAAAGAAGAAGAATTCGCAGGATGGGAAGTCTGGGAACCTCCTGGACAGCTCAGCGGTTCTGTCACCCGTTGACTCGTTGGAGTCTCCCCACGGCTACGTCTCTGACGTGGCCTCACCGCCCATGATGACCTCGCCTTTCCAGCAGTCGCCGTCTGTATCGCTGAACCATCTGCAGGGTATGTCTGACCCCCACCTAGCTGTAAACCACATGGTGATGCCAAACAAGCAGGAGCTGGCCCGAATGCAGTTTGACCCGCTGCCTCCCCGTCTTACTCATCTGCCCGTGTCTGGCTCCAGTGGCCAGGGCGCCATAAACGGCCAGTGTGATTGGCTGTCCAGGATGCACGGCAACATGAGCCAGCCAGGTCAGTTCAACCCCATGAGAGGAGCTCCTGGTAGTCAGGGAGGTCTGCATCAGGGAGGGCAGCACGGGATGATGACCTCCCTCCACAACGGCCACCCCACCACCAGCCTGTCTCAGATGATGAACTACCAGGGAATCCAGAGCACCAGACTGGGCCCACAGCCCCACATCATGCAGCAGCAGGCTCAGCAGATGCAGCAGATGCAGAacctgcagcagctccagcagcagcagcagcaacaacagagcATCCAGCTGCAGCACCAGAACTCAAGCACGACCAGCAGCCAGAACTTCATCAGCGGGGAGCTCAGTTCTCCAGAGCTCCAGCAGGGCACAGGCAACTCCAGCATGCCCATCCACACCATCCTGCCGCAGGAGACCCAGATTATGCCTTCCTCCATCAACCAGTCAATGCCCAGCACCCAGTTCCTCACCCCACCTTCCCAGCACAGCTATTCAGGCCCCATGGACAACACCCCAAACCATCAGGTCCAGGTGCCAGACCACCCCTTTCTGACCCCCTCTCCCGGCTCCCCCGATCAGTGGTCAAGTTCTTCTCCTCATTCCAACATGTCCGACTGGTCAGAGGGCATTTCAAGTCCACCGACAAGCATGCAGTCTCAGATTGGACATATACCTGAACAGTTCAAATAA